In Musa acuminata AAA Group cultivar baxijiao chromosome BXJ3-11, Cavendish_Baxijiao_AAA, whole genome shotgun sequence, one DNA window encodes the following:
- the LOC135652380 gene encoding axial regulator YABBY 1-like, with amino-acid sequence MSSSSAAFSLDHLSPPPSEHLCYVHCNFCDTDLAVSVPYTSLFKTVTVRCGHCTNLLSVNMRALLLPAANQLLHLSHPCFTPPHHNLLDELQCPHPSLLLDPSLLCNGNNSNGSLINSPTTVNHSNSINSSCNATAPVKGVEEELPRTPVVNRPPEKRQRVPSAYNRFIKDEIQRIKAGNPDITHREAFSAAAKNWAHFPHIHFGLMPDQGLKKASVRQPEGDDVLPKEGFYATAAANMGVAPF; translated from the exons ATGTCATCCTCCTCAGCCGCCTTTTCCTTGGACCACCTCTCCCCACCCCCCTCCGAGCACCTCTGCTACGTCCACTGCAACTTTTGCGACACCGACCTCGCG GTGAGTGTTCCCTACACCAGTCTCTTCAAGACGGTCACCGTGAGGTGTGGTCACTGCACCAACCTTCTCTCGGTCAACATGAGGGCTCTTCTTCTCCCTGCCGCCAACCAGCTCCTCCACCTTAGCCATCCCTGCTTCACCCCACCTCACCACAACcttttg GATGAGTTACAGTGCCCACATCCGAGCTTACTGCTGGATCCATCTCTACTGTGCAATGGCAACAATAGCAACGGCAGCCTCATCAACAGTCCCACCACCGTCAACCACAGCAATAGCATCAACAGCAGCTGCAACGCTACGGCGCCCGTGAAAGGTGTCGAAGAAGAGCTTCCACGGACCCCAGTCGTCAACAGAC CTCCAGAGAAGCGGCAGAGAGTCCCGTCCGCGTACAACCGGTTCATCAA GGACGAAATCCAACGCATTAAGGCTGGGAATCCCGACATCACGCACAGGGAAGCCTTCAGCGCCGCTGCAAAGAAC TGGGCCCACTTTCCGCACATCCATTTCGGTCTGATGCCCGATCAGGGTCTGAAGAAGGCCAGCGTTCGCCAGCCG GAGGGAGATGATGTTCTTCCCAAGGAGGGCTTCTACGCCACTGCGGCCGCAAACATGGGGGTCGCTCCTTTCTAA
- the LOC103970336 gene encoding protein GRAVITROPIC IN THE LIGHT 1, whose protein sequence is MLQKFALAFKTKTIEFFAEEEEEEEEAEAVDLATDPGREVVITGQRVVVLKPDPAPRTDPQTLAAAALAAVSSFQAAYLHLQTAHSPFLPDALRSADRAAVSHLRRLSVLRRSYLCPGDNPPFPLSSHLEAQVQENQSLLRGFETVVDRLQSDIDRKDAEAAALEKALADLDAVGARLADRLERACMPPEEKVEALLTVGVFDSVLRDTCRLTHRFARILVDLMKMAGWDLGAAANCIFPDVNYAKPGHCRYAILSYICLGIFEGFDSYDSCDDGSRVELDDIDVTIRRNDSLQQFVEHSALDPIELMRDFPSCDFANFCQKKYAKLIHPGIESSLLRNLATAESSLGSLRQTSPLYEPFVSMASSVWMLHKLAWAYDPVVEIFQVARGTQFSMVFMENIVRKVDKMRIDHGRASRPKVGFTVVPGFHVGKTVIQSKVYVDGSKQAS, encoded by the coding sequence ATGCTTCAGAAGTTCGCATTAGCCTTCAAGACCAAGACCATCGAGTTCttcgccgaggaggaggaggaggaagaggaggcggaggCTGTCGATCTCGCTACCGACCCTGGCCGGGAGGTGGTCATCACTGGCCAGCGCGTGGTGGTCCTCAAGCCCGACCCGGCTCCCCGGACCGACCCCCAGACCCTCGCTGCCGCCGCCCTCGCCGCCGTCTCCTCCTTCCAGGCCGCCTACCTCCACCTTCAGACCGCCCACTCGCCTTTCCTCCCTGACGCCCTCCGCTCCGCCGACCGTGCCGCTGTTTCCCACCTCCGCCGCCTCTCCGTCCTCAGGCGCTCCTACCTCTGCCCCGGCGACAATCCCCCCTTTCCCCTCTCCTCCCACTTGGAGGCGCAGGTGCAGGAGAATCAGAGCCTGCTGCGCGGCTTCGAGACCGTCGTTGACCGTCTCCAGTCCGACATCGATCGCAAGGATGCCGAGGCAGCTGCCCTCGAGAAGGCGCTCGCTGACCTCGACGCGGTCGGCGCGCGGCTCGCTGACCGGCTCGAGCGCGCGTGCATGCCTCCCGAGGAGAAGGTTGAGGCGCTGCTCACGGTCGGCGTCTTCGACTCGGTGCTCAGGGACACCTGCCGGCTGACGCATCGCTTCGCCCGGATCTTGGTCGATCTGATGAAGATGGCCGGGTGGGATCTGGGTGCGGCGGCGAATTGCATCTTCCCAGACGTGAATTACGCCAAGCCCGGGCACTGCCGGTACGCCATCCTCTCCTACATCTGCTTGGGCATTTTTGAAGGGTTCGATTCGTATGACTCGTGCGACGATGGGAGTCGCGTCGAGTTGGATGACATTGATGTAACCATTCGGAGGAATGATTCTCTGCAACAATTCGTCGAGCATTCCGCTCTCGATCCGATCGAGCTAATGCGGGACTTCCCAAGCTGTGATTTCGCAAACTTCTGCCAGAAGAAGTATGCGAAACTCATCCATCCCGGCATCGAGTCCTCTCTTCTGAGGAATTTAGCTACGGCAGAGTCATCATTAGGTTCGCTGAGACAAACTAGTCCTCTGTATGAGCCATTTGTGAGCATGGCCAGCTCAGTGTGGATGCTTCACAAGTTGGCCTGGGCATACGACCCTGTGGTGGAAATCTTTCAGGTAGCCCGGGGGACTCAATTCTCGATGGTTTTCATGGAGAACATCGTTCGCAAGGTTGACAAGATGCGCATCGACCACGGGAGGGCTTCACGGCCAAAGGTCGGGTTTACTGTCGTTCCAGGGTTTCATGTCGGCAAGACAGTCATCCAGTCTAAGGTCTACGTAGATGGTTCGAAGCAGGcatcataa
- the LOC135653122 gene encoding monocopper oxidase-like protein SKU5 produces MKMERRRSFPAVALPLLAVWALVMVVPCFAADPYAYFDWDVSFINAAPLGVKQQVIGINGQFPGPVVNVTTNWNVVVNVLNDLDEPLLITWNGIQQRKNSWQDGVLGTNCPIPSGWNWTYQFQVKDQIGSFFYFPSIGFQRAAGGYGGFIINNRDVIAVPFDKPHGDITLFIGDWYNKDYKDLRKALDDGKDLGMPDGVLMNGKGPYRYNKTLVPDGIDYETIHVHPGKTYRFRVHNVGISTSLNFRIQNHNMLLVETEGSYTVQQNYTNLDVHVGQSYSFLVTMDQNASSDYYIVASARFVNESRWSRVTGVAILHYSNSKGKASGPLPDPPNDFYDKTFSMNQARSIRWNLSAGAARPNPQGSFRYGSINVSQVYVLKNKPPVVINGKRRATLNGISYSPPETPLRLADEYKLKGVYTLDFPSRPLKGAPKTGRSLINGTYRGFMEIIFQNNDTKVQTYHMDGYAFFVVGMDYGEWTEESRGTYNKGDGVARCSTQVFPGAWTAILVSLDNVGIWNVRAQNLDSWYLGQEVYVRVVNPENTNKTELPIPDNALYCGRLQKYQNEQTPHHKQASSASATYRTSELLVLMLLLVGIA; encoded by the exons ATGAAAATGGAGCGGCGTCGGTCGTTTCCGGCCGTGGCATTACCGCTGCTGGCGGTGTGGGCGTTGGTGATGGTGGTTCCCTGCTTCGCCGCAGATCCTTACGCCTACTTCGACTGGGATGTGTCCTTCATCAACGCCGCCCCTCTCGGCGTCAAGCAGCAG GTAATTGGGATCAACGGGCAATTCCCAGGTCCCGTCGTCAATGTCACCACGAATTGGAACGTCGTCGTGAACGTTCTCAACGATTTAGACGAGCCTCTGCTGATCACATG GAATGGCATCCAACAGCGCAAGAACTCATGGCAAGATGGGGTGTTGGGCACAAACTGCCCCATCCCATCAGGTTGGAACTGGACTTACCAGTTCCAGGTGAAGGACCAGATCGGCAGCTTCTTCTACTTCCCCTCCATCGGCTTCCAGCGAGCCGCGGGCGGCTACGGTGGCTTCATCATCAATAACCGCGACGTGATCGCGGTGCCCTTCGACAAGCCCCATGGTGACATCACCCTCTTCATCGGAGACTGGTACAACAAGGACTACAAG GATCTCAGAAAGGCCCTCGACGACGGGAAGGATCTCGGAATGCCCGATGGCGTCCTGATGAACGGAAAGGGTCCGTATCGATACAACAAGACGCTCGTCCCCGATGGCATCGACTACGAAACCATACATGTTCATCCTG GCAAAACGTATCGATTTCGTGTGCACAACGTTGGCATCTCCACCAGCTTAAACTTCAGGATTCAGAACCACAACATGCTGCTGGTGGAGACCGAGGGATCGTACACTGTGCAGCAGAACTACACCAACTTGGACGTCCATGTGGGGCAGTCGTACTCGTTCTTGGTCACCATGGATCAGAACGCAAGCAGCGATTACTACATCGTCGCGAGCGCTAGGTTTGTGAACGAGTCTCGTTGGAGCAGAGTCACGGGTGTTGCCATCCTTCACTACTCCAACTCCAAAGGCAAAGCCTCCGGCCCTCTTCCCGATCCACCCAACGATTTCTACGACAAGACCTTCTCGATGAATCAAGCAAGATCGATCAG GTGGAATCTGAGTGCTGGCGCGGCGCGGCCGAATCCTCAGGGATCGTTCAGATACGGATCGATCAATGTGTCTCAGGTGTACGTCCTGAAGAACAAGCCGCCGGTGGTGATCAATGGAAAACGACGAGCCACGCTCAATGGGATCTCGTACTCTCCTCCGGAAACACCACTGAGGCTTGCGGACGAGTACAAGCTGAAGGGGGTTTACACGCTTGATTTCCCCAGCAGGCCTCTCAAAGGAGCGCCCAAGACTGGGAGATCTTTGATCAACGGAACTTACCGGGGATTCATGGAGATCATATTTCAGAACAATGACACCAAAGTTCAGACGTACCACATGGATGGATATGCATTTTTTGTGGTTGG GATGGACTACGGGGAGTGGACAGAGGAAAGCAGAGGAACATACAATAAGGGAGATGGTGTTGCCCGCTGCTCGACACAG GTCTTCCCCGGAGCATGGACTGCAATCTTGGTTTCGCTGGACAACGTAGGAATCTGGAACGTGAGGGCACAGAATCTGGATTCATGGTATCTCGGCCAGGAAGTGTACGTAAGAGTCGTCAATCCAGAAAACACCAACAAAACAGAGCTGCCAATTCCGGACAATGCTCTGTACTGTGGTCGTCTCCAGAAGTACCAAAA TGAGCAGACTCCTCACCACAAGCAAGCTTCATCTGCTTCGGCAACATATCGAACCTCCGAGTTACTGGTGCTGATGCTTCTCCTGGTTGGAATTGCTTGA
- the LOC135653124 gene encoding uncharacterized protein LOC135653124, with the protein MAVSLPSSSPLPASLPSNLLTRSRLLSPLSHALQLKRSFSLRSSSLRVGAFAADSSSAVGSELSTELDAVSRFSEIVPDTVVFDDFERFPPTAATVSSSLLLGICSLPDTKFRSAIETALADSECYEQDDPNDRLSCFCDKALVNVGADLARLVPGRVSTEVDARLAFDAHGIVRKVHRLLRLYYELEVPSERLLFKIPSTWQGIEAAKLLESEGIQTHLTFVYSFPQAAAAAQAGASVIQIFVGRIRDWSRNHTGDPELDAICRKGEDPGLELVAKAYNYIHKYGHKSKLMVAAIRNKQDIFSLLGVDYMIAPLKILQSLKESITYPDEKYSFVRKLSPSSAMPYNFSQEELVNWDQASFSSAMGPASKELLAAGLEGYANQTKRVEELFGKIWPPPNV; encoded by the exons ATGGCCGTCTCTCTTCCTTCTTCGTCGCCGCTGCCTGCTTCTTTACCCTCCAATCTCTTAACTCGTTCTCGGCTCCTCTCACCCCTCTCTCATGCTCTGCAATTGAAGCGCAGTTTCTCCCTCCGATCATCGTCCCTGAGGGTCGGCGCTTTCGCCGCCGATTCTTCTTCGGCTGTCGGTTCCG AGTTGAGCACGGAGCTGGATGCGGTGTCGCGCTTCAGTGAGATCGTCCCGGATACTGTCGTCTTCGATGACTTCGAAAG GTTTCCACCGACAGCTGCCACTGTGAGTTCGTCGCTCCTCCTAGGCATTTGCAGCCTCCCTGACACCAAATTCAGA AGTGCGATAGAGACTGCCCTGGCTGACAGCGAATGCTATGAGCAGGATGATCCCAATGACAGGCTTTCTTGCTTCTGTGACAAG GCTCTTGTCAATGTCGGAGCGGACTTGGCCAGATTAGTTCCTGGTCGTGTATCAACCGAAGTAGATGCTCGTCTCGCTTTTGATGCACATGGCATTGTTAGAAAG GTTCATCGTCTTTTACGGTTATACTATGAACTAGAGGTACCTTCAGAGCGTCTGCTTTTCAAAATTCCATCTACCTGGCAG GGCATAGAAGCTGCAAAGTTACTGGAATCTGAAGGAATACAAACACATTTGACCTTTGTCTACAG CTTTCCTCAAGCAGCAGCTGCTGCACAAGCGGGTGCATCTGTCATCCAAATTTTTGTTGGTCGCATTAGG GACTGGTCTAGAAATCATACTGGTGATCCTGAGCTAGATGCTATCTGCAGGAAAGGGGAAGATCCTGGATTAGAGCTT GTGGCTAAAGCATACAATTATAttcacaaatatggacataaatcaAAGTTGATGGTAGCTGCAATTCGCAATAAGCAGGATATATTTAGCCTACTGGG AGTTGACTATATGATTGCGCCTTTGAAGATATTGCAGTCTCTAAAAGAATCAATCACCTATCCAGATGAAAAGTACTCGTTTGTGAGGAAATTATCTCCTAGCTCAGCCATGCCATACAATTTTAGTCAAGAAGAG CTTGTGAACTGGGATCAAGCGAGCTTTTCGTCTGCCATGGGACCTGCTTCGAAAGAGCTCCTTGCTGCAGGGTTGGAAGGTTATGCAAATCAAACGAAGCGTGTCGAGGAGCTCTTTGGGAAAATATGGCCACCTCCTAATGTCTAG